One Anolis carolinensis isolate JA03-04 chromosome 5, rAnoCar3.1.pri, whole genome shotgun sequence DNA segment encodes these proteins:
- the dnal4 gene encoding dynein axonemal light chain 4, with protein MADTGDGKKEEADYKRLHSFPLIRHTDMPEEMRVEAMELCVTACEKYATNNESAAKMIKETMDKKYGSSWHVVIGEGFGFEITHEVKNLLYMFFGGSLAVCVWRCS; from the exons ATGGCAGATACTGGGGATGGGAAAAAAGAGGAGGCAGACTATAAGAGGCTTCACAGCTTCCCCCTAATCAGG CACACAGATATGCCAGAAGAAATGCGAGTGGAGGCCATGGAATTGTGTGTCACAGCTTGTGAGAAATACGCCACCAACAATGAG AGTGCGGCCAAGATGATCAAAGAGACAATGGACAAGAAGTATGGCTCCTCCTGGCATGTGGTGATTGGTGAGGGCTTTGGTTTCGAGATCACCCATGAGGTGAAGAACCTGCTGTATATGTTCTTTGGAGGCAGCCTAGCAGTTTGTGTTTGGAGGTGTTCCTGA